In the Chroococcidiopsis sp. SAG 2025 genome, one interval contains:
- a CDS encoding potassium-transporting ATPase subunit F, with protein MYGRVYLPYLILIQYLPKPALPRYSDNLNTDERRWTQMDTDEDIEEKKYMKRMKFNRSPITNYQLPITYYPFIIFLVLSLNVILAPVVYAATDGTWQRTQAYALGILGFVTLGLVIYLFDVVFRPERY; from the coding sequence ATGTATGGGCGGGTTTATCTACCATATTTGATTCTGATTCAATATCTTCCTAAACCCGCCCTGCCGAGATATTCAGATAATTTGAACACAGATGAACGCAGATGGACACAGATGGACACAGATGAAGATATTGAGGAGAAAAAATACATGAAACGAATGAAATTCAATCGCTCGCCAATTACCAATTACCAATTACCAATTACCTATTACCCATTCATAATTTTCCTAGTTCTATCTCTTAACGTCATCCTCGCTCCAGTAGTTTACGCAGCTACAGATGGAACTTGGCAACGAACCCAAGCATACGCACTAGGAATATTAGGTTTCGTAACACTGGGACTAGTAATTTATTTATTTGATGTCGTATTTCGACCGGAGCGATACTAA
- the kdpC gene encoding K(+)-transporting ATPase subunit C, with translation MSVFREIIKGIRLTLVLWILTAVIYPSLILLAGQLPFLQNQAHGSIVVNLENQPVGSALIGQTFTSERYFQSRPSTVEYSTGKDAAPTGISGASNLAPSNPELLKRIEAQAKQLQENGIQPTADLVYTSGSGLDPHITLEAVEAQLVRVAKARNFSTDEIVPLVNKHTQGRFLGIFGEPGVNVLKLNQELDVLEAAKK, from the coding sequence ATGTCTGTATTTCGAGAAATTATCAAAGGAATTCGTCTGACTCTGGTGCTTTGGATACTCACAGCAGTTATTTATCCCAGTTTAATTTTATTAGCCGGGCAGTTACCATTTTTACAAAATCAAGCCCACGGTAGTATCGTGGTAAATTTAGAGAATCAACCTGTAGGGTCGGCTTTAATCGGTCAAACATTTACGTCTGAAAGGTATTTCCAAAGTCGTCCCAGTACGGTTGAATACAGTACTGGTAAAGACGCTGCACCCACAGGAATATCTGGTGCAAGTAATTTAGCTCCTAGCAATCCAGAACTACTCAAACGAATTGAAGCACAAGCCAAGCAATTACAAGAGAATGGTATTCAACCCACTGCCGATCTGGTTTATACCTCTGGTTCTGGCTTAGATCCCCATATTACATTAGAAGCAGTAGAAGCACAGTTAGTAAGAGTTGCCAAGGCACGAAATTTTTCAACTGATGAAATTGTACCTTTGGTAAATAAGCATACTCAAGGCAGGTTTTTAGGCATATTTGGCGAACCTGGAGTTAATGTGTTAAAGCTAAATCAAGAATTGGACGTTTTAGAGGCAGCGAAGAAGTAA
- a CDS encoding universal stress protein — MSSDERIKNSIHSAKKGKHKIFIGMAPGVGKTYRMLDEGHALKREGIDVVIGLLETHGRKETTQKAEGLEIVPRQQIMRSGMTLTEMDTEAIIKRSPQLVLVDELAHTNVPGSKYEKRYQDVEDILQAGIDVYSTVNIQHLESLNDLVARITGIVVRERVPDRLLDEADEVVVVDVTPETLEERLLEGKIYASNKIDQCLQNFFQRRNLIALRELALREVADNVEEDALELNARNNGNDLDGQYCNIHERVLVCVSTYPNSVQLLRRGARIAGYMNAPLYVVFVEDPDKFLTREESLHVETCEKLCQEFGGTFIRVKNHDIAKAIANVACKYRVTQIVIGESQRSRWKILLKGSLTQKLVRLLKNIDLHIIATDKKEPCSFPTPDSRLPTPE; from the coding sequence ATGTCAAGCGACGAGCGGATTAAAAACTCTATCCATTCAGCCAAAAAAGGCAAACACAAAATCTTTATTGGTATGGCTCCTGGGGTAGGAAAAACCTATCGAATGCTAGATGAAGGTCATGCTTTGAAGCGAGAAGGAATTGATGTTGTTATTGGATTGCTAGAAACCCACGGAAGGAAAGAAACCACTCAAAAAGCTGAAGGATTAGAAATCGTACCGCGCCAACAAATTATGCGTAGCGGTATGACATTAACAGAAATGGATACCGAAGCAATTATCAAGCGATCGCCTCAATTAGTATTAGTAGACGAACTGGCTCATACAAACGTCCCTGGTTCTAAATATGAAAAACGCTATCAAGATGTAGAAGATATTTTGCAAGCAGGAATTGATGTCTACTCTACTGTCAACATTCAACACCTCGAAAGTCTTAACGATCTGGTAGCACGAATTACTGGAATTGTAGTACGAGAGCGCGTTCCCGATCGCCTACTAGACGAAGCAGATGAGGTGGTGGTAGTCGATGTCACGCCAGAAACTTTAGAAGAAAGATTGTTAGAAGGTAAAATTTACGCTTCTAACAAAATCGACCAATGTTTGCAAAACTTTTTCCAACGCCGTAATTTGATCGCTTTGCGCGAACTAGCACTAAGAGAAGTCGCCGATAATGTCGAAGAAGATGCTTTAGAACTAAACGCTCGTAACAACGGAAATGACCTAGACGGACAGTATTGTAACATTCACGAACGGGTTTTAGTCTGCGTCTCTACTTATCCTAATTCCGTTCAGCTCTTGCGACGAGGTGCAAGAATTGCTGGTTACATGAATGCACCACTCTACGTTGTGTTTGTCGAAGATCCAGATAAATTCCTCACTAGGGAAGAAAGCCTACACGTCGAGACTTGTGAAAAATTGTGTCAAGAATTTGGCGGTACATTTATTCGCGTCAAAAATCACGATATTGCCAAAGCGATCGCAAATGTAGCCTGTAAATATCGTGTCACTCAAATCGTCATTGGGGAAAGCCAGCGATCTCGTTGGAAAATCTTATTGAAAGGCTCCTTAACTCAAAAATTAGTCCGCCTACTAAAAAATATCGATCTGCACATCATCGCCACCGACAAAAAAGAACCCTGTTCTTTCCCGACTCCCGACTCCCGACTCCCAACTCCCGAATAA
- a CDS encoding ferritin-like domain-containing protein, with the protein MNFLTYVLHVVGSGAIAYYTARQIRDPLTRPNTLAGFQLAESGSVPFLTKLSQRAKAEGDEWLAEKLTKHAADETRHGQIFAHALKQLNKQVIDFKQEREKKPEEKSKEQQRSPFFDAFFKDYSPEQLKPENMEWNVFLASTYILELDASKDFVRMANVLPENEQTSRNLKKSLLSVAQDETGHANYLYEAMMRRMPATQVQQLVDEWRTRKVNALLAFTSNMLQGKDKPRSLVQDGVPVETPADSQPQELAAV; encoded by the coding sequence ATGAACTTTTTAACTTACGTTCTCCATGTGGTAGGTTCGGGTGCGATCGCGTACTATACTGCTCGACAAATCCGCGATCCCCTCACACGTCCCAATACTCTCGCTGGCTTCCAATTAGCAGAATCAGGCTCGGTTCCCTTCTTGACAAAATTGAGTCAACGTGCTAAGGCAGAAGGCGATGAGTGGTTGGCTGAGAAACTGACGAAACACGCAGCTGATGAAACTAGGCACGGTCAAATTTTCGCCCATGCTTTGAAACAACTGAATAAACAAGTAATTGATTTCAAACAGGAACGCGAAAAAAAACCAGAGGAAAAGTCTAAGGAACAGCAGCGCAGTCCCTTTTTTGATGCTTTCTTCAAAGACTACTCTCCAGAGCAACTCAAGCCGGAAAACATGGAATGGAATGTATTTCTGGCTAGCACCTACATTTTAGAGTTGGATGCTAGTAAAGATTTCGTTCGCATGGCAAATGTATTACCTGAAAACGAACAAACTAGCCGTAACCTGAAAAAGAGCCTTCTGAGTGTAGCTCAAGATGAAACTGGTCACGCCAACTACCTCTATGAAGCCATGATGCGGCGAATGCCTGCAACCCAAGTGCAACAACTCGTAGATGAGTGGCGCACCCGCAAAGTCAATGCTCTACTTGCATTTACCAGCAATATGCTTCAAGGCAAAGACAAACCACGTTCTCTAGTCCAAGATGGCGTTCCCGTAGAAACGCCAGCCGACTCTCAACCGCAAGAGTTAGCAGCCGTTTAA
- a CDS encoding Nif3-like dinuclear metal center hexameric protein, producing MPYLNDLAQFLDRFFAIERYSPFERGGVYIPSTRPISRIGLALEPWENLPQWVEKQKLDALFLHRPWKFQAELLPDIGVLSYHLAFDECLTLGFNSRLADVLSMSGLEVLGEKQGRAIGAIGNIPQQKIAEYLHCITEIFGGLEEVHLSRTVEVSRIAVVGGMNDELVREAATRGANLYVTGQMRQPAVEALKETEISAIAVGHRRCEQWGLKSLAGLLRDRWSGLSVISEERE from the coding sequence ATGCCTTACTTAAACGATTTAGCTCAATTTCTCGATCGCTTTTTTGCGATCGAGCGCTATTCTCCTTTTGAAAGGGGTGGTGTTTACATACCATCAACGCGCCCAATTAGTAGAATAGGACTAGCTTTAGAGCCGTGGGAAAATTTACCCCAGTGGGTGGAGAAACAAAAATTGGATGCCCTGTTTCTCCATCGTCCTTGGAAATTTCAAGCGGAATTATTGCCAGATATTGGAGTCTTATCCTATCACTTGGCTTTTGACGAGTGCTTGACGTTAGGGTTTAATTCCCGTCTAGCGGATGTATTATCTATGTCAGGCTTGGAGGTACTGGGAGAAAAACAAGGGCGAGCGATTGGGGCGATCGGCAACATACCTCAGCAAAAGATCGCGGAATATTTACATTGCATTACCGAAATTTTTGGCGGACTAGAAGAAGTACATCTAAGTAGAACAGTAGAAGTTTCACGTATAGCAGTTGTAGGAGGAATGAACGATGAGCTAGTTAGGGAAGCTGCAACACGCGGCGCTAATTTGTATGTCACTGGACAAATGCGGCAGCCAGCCGTTGAAGCTTTGAAGGAAACGGAAATTAGTGCGATCGCAGTGGGACATCGCCGTTGCGAGCAATGGGGTTTAAAATCCCTTGCCGGACTATTGCGCGATCGCTGGTCTGGATTATCAGTTATCAGTGAAGAAAGGGAGTAG
- a CDS encoding GspE/PulE family protein, whose product MQASPNITSAWQRLKRNELSCNDAIALLVDNEGIVNQTLLDKEVSSRFLRHFPDKTSLPPAIPLLLWRGCYYLGSPVSLDSETLAQLQQRTGSQIEIIPIADKSYRTWFHSQSLNPNRISSMPIVNPITGQLEQEDISETTEIYLSKAGDQIERIKTIISGALRNRASDIHLEPMVDGLRVRYRIDGVLRDITTLPITMSRRVVMALKVMCNMDIAEHRRPQDGRIEEKYASGDEAELNMDMRVSTLPCVNGEKAVIRLLPRENPFTHLGNLGFVPETMNAYKAWLEQPQGMIILTGPTGSGKTSTLYTSLQNVAKEHVNVVTVEDPVEYVLPGITQTQVHEAAGMTFAAGMRAILRQDPDIIMVGEVRDSETAETAVRAALTGHLVFTTLHTNDALGAIPRLKDLGIDPGLLSDALLGVVAQRLVRRVCPHCSEPYNPTESDLKVLGLGREQMRTDTWRKGRGCSMCFNSGFLGREAVVELIDVDDRIRDIIYEGTMTQLQRYLREINYASFRKAAVEKVMAGLTTVQEVLRVLPRCALYNNHFASDSLAESEYELNGRKLPELGRMQ is encoded by the coding sequence ATGCAAGCTTCCCCAAACATTACCTCCGCTTGGCAACGGCTCAAAAGGAACGAACTGAGCTGTAATGATGCGATCGCCCTTCTAGTAGATAATGAAGGAATTGTCAACCAAACACTACTAGATAAGGAAGTTAGTAGCAGATTTTTGCGCCACTTTCCCGATAAAACTTCCTTGCCTCCAGCTATTCCCTTGCTATTGTGGCGTGGATGTTACTATCTCGGTTCGCCCGTATCCCTCGACTCAGAAACACTAGCCCAACTACAACAGCGCACGGGTAGCCAAATCGAAATCATTCCGATTGCTGACAAAAGCTACCGTACTTGGTTTCACTCTCAAAGCCTCAATCCCAATCGGATTAGCTCTATGCCCATAGTTAACCCGATTACGGGACAACTTGAGCAAGAGGACATCAGCGAAACTACAGAAATTTATTTGAGCAAAGCTGGCGATCAAATCGAGCGGATCAAAACTATCATCTCTGGAGCATTACGCAACCGAGCTAGCGACATCCACTTAGAGCCAATGGTAGACGGCTTGAGAGTGCGTTATCGAATTGATGGCGTACTACGTGACATTACCACCTTACCAATAACAATGAGCCGCCGCGTCGTGATGGCGTTGAAGGTGATGTGCAATATGGACATTGCCGAACACCGCCGCCCTCAAGATGGCAGGATTGAGGAAAAGTATGCTTCAGGTGATGAAGCAGAACTCAACATGGATATGCGCGTCAGTACCTTGCCCTGCGTCAATGGCGAAAAAGCAGTTATCCGCCTCTTGCCCCGAGAGAATCCCTTTACTCACTTGGGTAACCTGGGCTTTGTTCCAGAAACGATGAACGCTTACAAAGCTTGGTTAGAGCAACCCCAAGGCATGATAATTCTAACGGGTCCCACGGGGAGCGGTAAAACTAGTACGCTTTATACGAGTTTGCAGAATGTTGCTAAAGAACACGTTAACGTCGTCACGGTAGAAGATCCGGTGGAGTACGTCCTGCCAGGAATTACTCAAACTCAAGTTCACGAAGCAGCAGGAATGACATTTGCCGCTGGGATGCGGGCAATTTTGCGTCAAGATCCAGACATTATCATGGTGGGTGAAGTCCGCGATAGCGAAACCGCAGAAACCGCAGTCAGAGCGGCGCTGACCGGACACTTGGTATTTACCACTCTCCACACGAATGATGCACTCGGGGCAATTCCGCGTCTGAAGGATTTAGGTATAGATCCTGGTTTGTTAAGCGATGCGTTGTTGGGAGTAGTGGCTCAGCGTTTGGTACGTCGCGTTTGTCCTCATTGCAGCGAGCCTTATAACCCTACAGAATCAGATTTGAAAGTGCTGGGATTAGGACGAGAGCAAATGCGTACTGATACGTGGCGTAAAGGTCGAGGTTGCTCGATGTGCTTCAACTCTGGATTTTTGGGACGGGAAGCAGTTGTCGAATTGATCGACGTAGACGATCGCATCCGCGATATTATCTACGAAGGTACGATGACCCAGTTACAGCGTTACTTGCGAGAGATTAACTATGCGTCTTTCCGCAAGGCAGCGGTAGAGAAGGTAATGGCTGGGTTAACCACCGTACAAGAAGTCTTGCGCGTCCTACCTCGTTGTGCTTTGTACAACAACCATTTTGCCAGTGATAGCTTGGCTGAATCGGAATATGAATTAAATGGGCGTAAGCTTCCTGAATTGGGAAGAATGCAATAG